The Penicillium digitatum chromosome 6, complete sequence genome contains the following window.
AGGGTATAGTGGGTTCGCGAACAACTATCAAAGGCGTACATTGGTCATGATGGCTAGGGCTTTGTAATGGAAACAGATGTCTTTCTGAGATAGAATTTCGAACTGGATTGCTCTCCTTGGTGTTGAAAAACCACTTCAAGGACACAATTCTGCACCCATCTATAGTAGAAGGAAAAACGGGTACCAAACATGTGTAGATTAGATGTTTGATGAAGGCCTAATACAAATTCTCCCTTCAGCTTCAACCAATGTCCAAACCCAGAACAAGAGTTTGTAAGCATCCGAGGCTGCCTTGATGTTTCCGTGGGAACCCCGCACATGATGGTTGCCTAATCGCAGATTCCTGCAAGTGTTTTCAATGCCATTCACAGCATCCAGGAAAACTATCAGGGCTAGTTACATCGCAATGTCGCTGCTCTTCAGTACCCCGCCCTCTGCGGCGACAGCCTCCCTGACACCCTTCAAGGCCGTCATCCCCAAAGCCCAACTGGTCGAGCTGGAGACGTTGATTAAGGTTGCCAAATTGGCACCGTCCACCTACGAAAATTCCCAAAGAGACCGTCGCTATGGTGTCACTACAGACTGGCTAGTGACCATGCGGGACCAGTGGCTGAGGTCTTATCACTGGTAATGACACCACAGCGCATCGTGTATATGTACCACAATGCGTGATATGGGACACAGGACTGAAAGGTGACAATAGGAAATCCTCGGAAAATCGGATCAATAGTTTCCCTCAGTACACGACGGTGATCGAAAGTCTTACAATTCATTTTGTAGGGTTATTTTCAGAAAAGAAGAATGCTATTCCTGTCTTGTTGTTGCATGGATGGCCTGGTAGGTCTATGTCTTACCCCCTGATCCCATAACGTGCGTACAATGAATTCATGGAGACTGATGTATCATGTTAAAGGCAGCTTCCTCGAGTTCTTGCCTATGCTGCAAAAGTTCCGAGAGGAGTACACACCGGAAACCTTGCCTTACCATTTGATTGTACCTTCATTGCCAGGTTTTACGTTCTCTTCTGGGCCTCCCTTGGATAGAAATTTTGGAACAGGCGACGTTGCCCGTGTGTTAGATCAACTAATGATAGAGCTCGGCTTTAGGAGCGGGTACGTTGTCCAGGGAGGTGATATTGGCAGTCGAATTGCAATACACTTGGGCGTGGATCATGAGAGCTGCAAAGGTATGGAACGCTCACGCTATTCCGACTGTCTGGAATGAGAATGTTCTAACAAGTTGTGGTATAGCTGTGCACGGTGAGTGATTCCTTTATAAAGGTCGTTCATTAACCAGAATGCCAATTCAAGATAGTCAATGTGGTTTTCATGAGAAAGCCGGACGGCATGACAGACGACCACCTGAATACCTCTGAGATAAAAGGCATCGAGAGGATGACGAACTTTATGGCTCTGGGCTCAGGCTATGCGGCTGAGCATGGCACTCGACCCAGCACCATCGGGCATGTTTTGTCATCGAACCCCATGGCTCTACTAGCATGGTTAGTTGCGGCAATCAAAGCGCAATTGACAGGAACTACAAAACTAACCCCTTCAGGATTGGAGAGAAATACCTGGAATGGGTCGATGATCCGCTTGCCCCAGAAGACATTTTGGAATCTGTCACCCTTTACTGGCTTACGGAAACGTTCCCTCGAGCAATCTATGCTTACAGGCAGGTGGGCTTCGCCCATCGATTTTTGACTTCCACGAGAAGGTCTCTGATAGGAAAGAGTAGAACTATCCTGCGCCACCGATTCCGGTTCCTAACGACCCCCGTTGGTATATCCACAAGCCATTTGGATATTCTTCTTTCCCTAAGGAGCTTGCTCCGCTGCCGCGCTCGTGGATTGAAACCACTGGAGACTTGGTATTCTGGGAGCAGCACCCGAAGGTATGAAATTCTGCGTTCAATTGAGTGTCAACACATAAAAATAACGCTGGTTTGCTACAGGGTGGTCATTTTGCGGCACTCGAGCAACCTGATGAGTTGAAAGCAGACTTGGTCAAGTTCATAGACCAGGTGTGGCCAGGTGTTACTGGTGCCGAATAAACCAAGACCAATAAACAGGAGAGAAGGGTGAACAAGTTGAAGTTAGAATGATTTCAGAGAGTATGAATAGCCAC
Protein-coding sequences here:
- a CDS encoding Alpha/beta hydrolase fold-1 produces the protein MSLLFSTPPSAATASLTPFKAVIPKAQLVELETLIKVAKLAPSTYENSQRDRRYGVTTDWLVTMRDQWLRSYHWKSSENRINSFPQYTTVIESLTIHFVGLFSEKKNAIPVLLLHGWPGSFLEFLPMLQKFREEYTPETLPYHLIVPSLPGFTFSSGPPLDRNFGTGDVARVLDQLMIELGFRSGYVVQGGDIGSRIAIHLGVDHESCKAVHVNVVFMRKPDGMTDDHLNTSEIKGIERMTNFMALGSGYAAEHGTRPSTIGHVLSSNPMALLAWIGEKYLEWVDDPLAPEDILESVTLYWLTETFPRAIYAYRQNYPAPPIPVPNDPRWYIHKPFGYSSFPKELAPLPRSWIETTGDLVFWEQHPKGGHFAALEQPDELKADLVKFIDQVWPGVTGAE